The DNA region TGGCATTTCGAGAACTATGAGTGCAAGGTATTACAAGGATGGAGCTGAGATTCTAATTCCCCAACTTGAGAAATCACCTAGAAGATTAACCCCAAGAGAATGTGCCAGACTCCAAGGTTTTCCAGATACTTTCATTATTCCAGTTTCCGATAACCAAGCATATAAACAATTTGGAAATTCTGTAGTAACTCCATTAATTGAGTCCGTTGGAAAAAATATTGTAAAAGAAATTCTTTCAATAAATGAACCTACAAAATCTCAAATCTCTATTTAGCAGCCATGGTTGTCAGAAAGTATTTGTTAAGAAACTTTCACCTAATGATAACTCAAAAAATCAGGTTTATTTCGGTGGCAGCTTTGAGATTTTAAACATTCTCCCAATATCAGAAATTATAACAGAGGAAGCAGGGGATTGGAACAAGGAGCGTTTTAAAGCATCAATAAATTTTTCGTGGATTGGTGAAGATGGAAGTTTATTCCCGGCCCCAAATTCCCAATTAATTCTGTATCCAAAATACCCGGAGGTAAGGTTTTCAGGCTTCCTATCAAATTGTGAGAATCCTCCTTCTCATTTGATGACACAGAGACTTGCTGATAGATTACTTTTCTTCTCCGTTACTAAAAATGGTATTGTTCTAGGTTTCGTTTCATCGCCAGATTCGGAACTTACTAGAGAATTTGAAAAAGAACTATTTATTTCTGAGCACGGTGTTTTTAAAGTTATTGAGTTACCTGAATTAATAAATAATAGAGCGAAATTACTTAGCGAGTTACTTAGAATTAACCAATTGGGATGGATTAAGTCAAAAAGACTGGATGGAAATGGAAATCAGTTGCCATGTGAAGCGCCAAATTGCGGTGGATACACCTTAGAAGCAGAACTAGGTATCACTCCAAATGGTTATTCTGAGCCGGATTTCTTAGGTTGGGAGGTAAAACAATTTGGAGTTACAAATCTTACAAAGATTAGTTCTTCGGTTATCACATTAATGACTCCTGAACCAACAGATGGAATTTATAAGTCGGAAGGAACTGAAAGCTTTATCAGAAAATATGGGTATGAGGATAAAACTGGTAGAGAGGATAGATTAAATTTTGGCGGTATTCATAAAGCTGGAGTTAGAAATAATCTAACGAATTTGGAAATGCAGTTGATTGGTTTCGATAATGAAAGTGGTAAAATCAGAAAC from Bacteroidia bacterium includes:
- a CDS encoding MvaI/BcnI restriction endonuclease family protein, whose protein sequence is MNLQNLKSLFSSHGCQKVFVKKLSPNDNSKNQVYFGGSFEILNILPISEIITEEAGDWNKERFKASINFSWIGEDGSLFPAPNSQLILYPKYPEVRFSGFLSNCENPPSHLMTQRLADRLLFFSVTKNGIVLGFVSSPDSELTREFEKELFISEHGVFKVIELPELINNRAKLLSELLRINQLGWIKSKRLDGNGNQLPCEAPNCGGYTLEAELGITPNGYSEPDFLGWEVKQFGVTNLTKISSSVITLMTPEPTDGIYKSEGTESFIRKYGYEDKTGREDRLNFGGIHKAGVRNNLTNLEMQLIGFDNESGKIRNTNGRIALVDKFNNEAASWSFSSMLKHWNRKHNQACYVPSLSETDNERKYKYGNNIILGIGTDFQLFLRQMAIGNIYYDPGIKMENVSSKPKIKKRSQFRIKSQNLPNLYKTNEIVDITK